The following proteins are encoded in a genomic region of Melopsittacus undulatus isolate bMelUnd1 chromosome 8, bMelUnd1.mat.Z, whole genome shotgun sequence:
- the ZDHHC13 gene encoding palmitoyltransferase ZDHHC13 isoform X2 yields MHNCRSAHGDKDLPVLPGLYPVIEDPSICDIVKATQYGMIERCKELVEAGYDVRQPDKENVTLLHWAAINNRQELVKYYISKGAVVDQLGGDLNSTPLHWAVRQGHLPMVMLLLKCGADPSLIDGEGFSSIHLAVLFQHVPIVAYLISKGQNVDTTDFNGQTPLMLAAQKAIGPEPTRLLLKFNPCLNAVDNVQKNTALHWAIASGNTSAVDLLLEAGASLDIQNVKGETPCDLAYQSLNRFMVYMVKEEERMRSRRNNMLLKIVEKYELVLLFASSLTFMWAIGYVMNLSSNSWLLKGGLLLFLLFGMALFVRQLVGLKNLRYLPTAFLLSSIFWMSVTWFFWFLPDGTDRILEITVMLSVVGLLYYFYKTWRTDPGYIKTSEKERKENIVALAEANCLDFRTFCTSCLVRKPLRSVHCLACDSCVARYDQHSLWTGHCIGIGNHCYYLLFMSFLAMTSVWVLYGTLLYWTNHCATSYHQDGAWTYFTQIIYCSPWVSYMFALACFHTGWASLWLIVQLYQIAFLGLTSHERMNLLIQRKSSKHAVSLRRTPYNLGCFQNLADFFQCSCFGMFKPNVIDWTKQYNLLYLAKEKTVHSV; encoded by the exons ATGCACAACTGCCGCAGTGCCCATGGGGATAAAGATCTCCCAGTGCTACCAGGACTGTATCCTGTCATTGAAGACCCCAGCATTTGTGATATTGTAAAGGCTACACA gTATGGAATGATAGAGCGATGCAAAGAATTGGTAGAAGCAGGATATGATGTTCGACAGCCAGACAAAGAAAATGTGACTCTTCTTCACTGGGCAGCAATAAACAACAGACAAGAGCTGGTTAA GTATTATATTTCCAAAGGTGCAGTAGTGGATCAGCTAGGTGGAGATTTGAATTCAACTCCCCTTCATTGGGCCGTTAG ACAAGGACATCTACCTATGGTCATGCTATTGTTGAAATGTGGAGCAGATCCCAGTCTTATTGATGGGGAAGGATTCAGTAGCATTCATTTAGCAGTGCTATTCCAACATGTGCCTATTGTAGCTTACCTCATATCCAAAGGCCAG AACGTAGACACAACAGACTTCAATGGACAAACACCTTTAATGTTAGCAGCACAAAAAGCCATTGG ACCAGAACCCACAAGGCTTCTTTTGAAGTTTAACCCCTGTCTCAATGCCGTAGACAATGTTCAAAAGAATACTGCACTGCATTGGGCAATAGCATCAGGAAATACTAGTGCAGTGGATCTGTTGCTGGAAGCTGGTGCTAGCCTGGATATACAAAATGTCAAG GGAGAGACACCATGTGACCTTGCTTATCAAAGTCTGAATCGCTTCATGGTTTATATggtaaaagaggaagaaagaatgagaagcagaagaaataatatGTTACTGAAAATAGTAGAGAAATATGAG CTCGTCCTGCTGTTTGCATCTTCCTTGACATTTATGTGGGCCATAGGATACGTCATGAACTTAAGTTCCAATTCTTGGCTTTTGAAAGGAGGtctgctcctcttcctgctgtttGGAATGGCTCTCTTTGTAAG GCAACTTGTGGGGCTCAAGAATCTAAGGTACCTTCCCACAGCATTTCTGCTAAGTTCCATATTTTGGATGTCTGTGACCTGGTTTTTCTGGTTCCTGCCTG ATGGAACAGATAGAATTCTTGAAATCACTGTCATGCTCAGCGTGGTGGGTcttctttattatttctataaaaCTTGGAGAACTGATCCTGGATATATTAAGacctcagaaaaagaaaggaaagag AACATCGTAGCTCTTGCAGAAGCAAATTGCTTGGACTTCAGAACGTTTTGCACATCATGTCTT GTAAGGAAGCCTTTGAGGTCTGTGCATTGCCTTGCTTGTGATTCATGTGTAGCCAGATACGATCAGCATTCTCTGTGGACTGGACACTGCATAG GCATTGGGAACCATTGTTACTACCTGCTGTTCATGTCTTTCCTAGCTATGACCAGTGTCTGGGTGCTCTATGGGACTCTTCTGT ATTGGACAAATCATTGTGCAACAAGTTATCATCAAGATGGAGCGTGGACGTACTTCACACAGATAATCTATTGTTCCCCGTGGGTTTCCTACATGTTTGCACTAGCCTGTTTTCATACTGGATGGGCTTCATTGTGGCTGATTGTTCAGCTTTATCAG ATTGCATTCTTGGGATTGACCTCGCATGAAAGAATGAACCTCCTGATACAGAGAAAATCTTCTAAGCATGCTGTTTCACTCAGGAGAACACCATACAA tcttGGATGCTTCCAGAACCTTGCAGACTTTTTTCAGTGCAGTTGCTTTGGTATGTTCAAACCCAATGTAATTGACTGGACTAAGCAATACAACCTTCTTTATCTGGCAAAGGAGAAAACTGTTCATTCTGTATGA
- the ZDHHC13 gene encoding palmitoyltransferase ZDHHC13 isoform X1 encodes MAGGGPAQCKGHCHGPHRPHMHNCRSAHGDKDLPVLPGLYPVIEDPSICDIVKATQYGMIERCKELVEAGYDVRQPDKENVTLLHWAAINNRQELVKYYISKGAVVDQLGGDLNSTPLHWAVRQGHLPMVMLLLKCGADPSLIDGEGFSSIHLAVLFQHVPIVAYLISKGQNVDTTDFNGQTPLMLAAQKAIGPEPTRLLLKFNPCLNAVDNVQKNTALHWAIASGNTSAVDLLLEAGASLDIQNVKGETPCDLAYQSLNRFMVYMVKEEERMRSRRNNMLLKIVEKYELVLLFASSLTFMWAIGYVMNLSSNSWLLKGGLLLFLLFGMALFVRQLVGLKNLRYLPTAFLLSSIFWMSVTWFFWFLPDGTDRILEITVMLSVVGLLYYFYKTWRTDPGYIKTSEKERKENIVALAEANCLDFRTFCTSCLVRKPLRSVHCLACDSCVARYDQHSLWTGHCIGIGNHCYYLLFMSFLAMTSVWVLYGTLLYWTNHCATSYHQDGAWTYFTQIIYCSPWVSYMFALACFHTGWASLWLIVQLYQIAFLGLTSHERMNLLIQRKSSKHAVSLRRTPYNLGCFQNLADFFQCSCFGMFKPNVIDWTKQYNLLYLAKEKTVHSV; translated from the exons ATGGCTGGTGGCGGTCCGGCG CAGTGTAAAGGCCATTGCCATGGGCCTCATCGACCTCATATGCACAACTGCCGCAGTGCCCATGGGGATAAAGATCTCCCAGTGCTACCAGGACTGTATCCTGTCATTGAAGACCCCAGCATTTGTGATATTGTAAAGGCTACACA gTATGGAATGATAGAGCGATGCAAAGAATTGGTAGAAGCAGGATATGATGTTCGACAGCCAGACAAAGAAAATGTGACTCTTCTTCACTGGGCAGCAATAAACAACAGACAAGAGCTGGTTAA GTATTATATTTCCAAAGGTGCAGTAGTGGATCAGCTAGGTGGAGATTTGAATTCAACTCCCCTTCATTGGGCCGTTAG ACAAGGACATCTACCTATGGTCATGCTATTGTTGAAATGTGGAGCAGATCCCAGTCTTATTGATGGGGAAGGATTCAGTAGCATTCATTTAGCAGTGCTATTCCAACATGTGCCTATTGTAGCTTACCTCATATCCAAAGGCCAG AACGTAGACACAACAGACTTCAATGGACAAACACCTTTAATGTTAGCAGCACAAAAAGCCATTGG ACCAGAACCCACAAGGCTTCTTTTGAAGTTTAACCCCTGTCTCAATGCCGTAGACAATGTTCAAAAGAATACTGCACTGCATTGGGCAATAGCATCAGGAAATACTAGTGCAGTGGATCTGTTGCTGGAAGCTGGTGCTAGCCTGGATATACAAAATGTCAAG GGAGAGACACCATGTGACCTTGCTTATCAAAGTCTGAATCGCTTCATGGTTTATATggtaaaagaggaagaaagaatgagaagcagaagaaataatatGTTACTGAAAATAGTAGAGAAATATGAG CTCGTCCTGCTGTTTGCATCTTCCTTGACATTTATGTGGGCCATAGGATACGTCATGAACTTAAGTTCCAATTCTTGGCTTTTGAAAGGAGGtctgctcctcttcctgctgtttGGAATGGCTCTCTTTGTAAG GCAACTTGTGGGGCTCAAGAATCTAAGGTACCTTCCCACAGCATTTCTGCTAAGTTCCATATTTTGGATGTCTGTGACCTGGTTTTTCTGGTTCCTGCCTG ATGGAACAGATAGAATTCTTGAAATCACTGTCATGCTCAGCGTGGTGGGTcttctttattatttctataaaaCTTGGAGAACTGATCCTGGATATATTAAGacctcagaaaaagaaaggaaagag AACATCGTAGCTCTTGCAGAAGCAAATTGCTTGGACTTCAGAACGTTTTGCACATCATGTCTT GTAAGGAAGCCTTTGAGGTCTGTGCATTGCCTTGCTTGTGATTCATGTGTAGCCAGATACGATCAGCATTCTCTGTGGACTGGACACTGCATAG GCATTGGGAACCATTGTTACTACCTGCTGTTCATGTCTTTCCTAGCTATGACCAGTGTCTGGGTGCTCTATGGGACTCTTCTGT ATTGGACAAATCATTGTGCAACAAGTTATCATCAAGATGGAGCGTGGACGTACTTCACACAGATAATCTATTGTTCCCCGTGGGTTTCCTACATGTTTGCACTAGCCTGTTTTCATACTGGATGGGCTTCATTGTGGCTGATTGTTCAGCTTTATCAG ATTGCATTCTTGGGATTGACCTCGCATGAAAGAATGAACCTCCTGATACAGAGAAAATCTTCTAAGCATGCTGTTTCACTCAGGAGAACACCATACAA tcttGGATGCTTCCAGAACCTTGCAGACTTTTTTCAGTGCAGTTGCTTTGGTATGTTCAAACCCAATGTAATTGACTGGACTAAGCAATACAACCTTCTTTATCTGGCAAAGGAGAAAACTGTTCATTCTGTATGA